In Verrucomicrobiales bacterium, the genomic stretch ATCGTTGGGCCGCTGGCCACTCAGCTGAACGGCGCGGACAAAACTTCCCTGAGCAACCGCCTCACAGGTCTCCGAGAGGATCTCGCGAGAGGCCCGCCGACTGAGGGCCCACCACCACAGACCTCGCTCCGCCACCACCACCAGCGCGGCGAGCAAACAGAGCAGAATCGGCCACATGATGGGACCCCCCTTCAGGAAAAAGTCCACAACGACGTTGGCGAGCATGGGATGGATCATAACGATTTAGGGAGCGAGTTCAAAACGAATCGAGACTTCGTACAGACGAAGCGGGCCAGGGCGGAACTTCCAACGATCCCGCACCGTCCGCAGCGCCGCCTGGGTCAGAATGGGCCACGGCGCGGGCCTGATCGCCTCGGCAGCCACAACGTGGCCGTCCGGGCCGACCGTAAAACGAACACCCACAGTTCCCTGCTGCCCCTGTCGACGCGCCGTCATCGGATACTCGGGCGCGGGTTGCCTTCCTTCCCCCTGTCCGTATTGCAGCTGCTGGACGGCCGGGACCGAAACCGGGACTGCCGGGGTGGCTGTGGGTGTAACCACCGGCGCTTGACGAACCAGGGAGGCCTGCGCGGCGTTCACGACCCGAACCGGGCCTTCGACGGGTATCGGAAATGCAATCGCCGGACTGGGCTCGGCGACAGCGATGGCGGCCGGTGCCGGCACGGGCATGGACTTCTGCGGCAGCGTGGGTGGCATCGCCGCCGGTGGCGGCGATGCCGGAAGTTCCGGCGAAGGCAGGGGCTCCGTGGTCAATTCCACACTCAGAAACTCGGCCTGAACGGGGGCTCGTGGCGGTGCGGGAGGCAGTGGAGTCGGATAGGACAACCAGGCACCCATCCCCGCCACCCCTGAAACGAACAACCAAAGGACCAGGGTAAAGATGGCGGACCAGTCCGCGTCCTCCGGATGACAGCTCAGCTGGCGCCGTTCGGGGCCAGTTGAGGTCGATTTCGAATGGAGCTGGGTCGAAGTCACAGGTTTTCTCGGAGCGCATCGGGTGGTCCGTTGGCTACTGCGCTGTTCTCGCGACGCGACCTAAATCGACGCCACGCCAGCGCGAAGCCGGTCCAAACCAGAACCGCCCCACCCAGGGAAGCCAGGGCAGCCACGAACTTGCCAACCATTCCCAGCGCTTCGCCCGTGTGAAGGAATCGAAACCACATCCGGAGCTTACGTCCGGAGTTAAACTCGGCATATCCCTCGCGTTTCAGCACTGCGCCCGTATAGGGATCGAGCCACAGCTGAACGCTCCCGTATTGAGGCAGAGCCCCTCGCTCCCGGAGCGAGAAGTTCACAGCGGGAACGTTGTCCGGCCCTTTGCTGGCCTCGCCTTTACCCTCGCCTTCTCGCGGACCGCGAGCGGAGCCGCCGCGGTCCGCCGACGGAGCACCACCACCACGACGGTCGTTCGAGCCTAAGCGCAGGGTCAGAAGGTCCCACTGCGGAACTGCCTGCTGAGCGATCGCCGCCAAGGCCGCGTAGGTGAGCGGCTGGGTCGGCACCTCAGGTTTGCCAACGGTCACCGCTCCCGCTCCCGCAGGCCCACCAGGACCCGCGGCGGCCGGCGGTGGCGGAGATCCCGCCACACGGTGCAGGAGATCGGACGCCCAACGATAGGAAATCACCATGCCCGTGAGCGTGAGCACGATCAACACGGGCGAAAGCCAGAATCCGACCACTGTATGCCAGTTCCAATCCCGAGCCTTGCCGCGGGCCTGCCAGCGGAAGTGGACAACCGACTTGATCGATTCGATCGACCACTTCCGCGGCACCCACAGAATCAGTCCGGAAATCGCCAGGAACAGAAAAGCCACATTCGCTGCACCGGTGATCGCCTTGCCGACCGATCGACCCTGGTCATCGCGACCGAGCCACCGATGCCAATCCGTCAGCACGCGCATCAAGCTGCGCGTGCCCGCGGCTCCTGGATCGACCATCGCTCCGGTATACGGGTTCATGTAAGCAGATTCGTACCGGCCATACGACAGCACCACCGCCTGGCCCGGATCAAAGGACACTGCCAGAGAAGTCGGCTTTTTGCCAGGCCGATCGAGTTCTGCCCGCCTCAGCATTGCATCGACCGACAGCGGTTTGATCCCTGGAATCGGCTCCACCCTCCTCAGGCCAGCCTCGCCGAACCCGATGGCCTCCTTCTCGAAGGCGATGGCCGCTCCGGTCACGCACAGCATGAGGATAACCACCCCCGCTACCACCCCAACCACCAGGTGGGCCCAGAACAAGAGTTTACGCAGCATCATGATCCTCTCAAAGCTCCGCCCATTGGCGCAGCAGGTTGTGGTAAACACCCGTCAGTTGAACGGCCGTTTGCTCAGCGGTGGCGTTCCCCGCGAGGTCTCGGCTCAGCCGCTGAACGCTCAGGTCCAAATCAAAAAGCAGCGATCGGTGCCCATCGTCGCGGACCATGCTCTGGATCCAAAAGAACGAGCAGACCCGAGCCCCTCGGGTCACCGGCGTCACGTGATGAAGGCTCGTTGACGGGTAGAGAACCAGGTACCCGGGAGGCAGCTTAACCCGCTGCACGCCATAGGTGTCCTCCACGCAAAGCTCGCCGCCATCATACTCTTCGGGCCCAGCAAAAAAGAGGGTCGCCGACAGATCCGTCCGAATCCGGTGCGCGGTTCCGGGCACTTGACGAATGGCATTGTCCACATGAGTTCCAAAGGACTGTCCGCCCGAATACCGGTTGAAGAGCGGCGGGAAAACCCGCAACGGAAGGGCAGCGGACAAAAAGACCGAGTGTCGTCCCAGCGCGCCGAGGATCATCTCGCCGAGTTGGGCGGCGATGGGATGCCCCTCGGGAATCTGGACGTTGTCCTTGGCTTTGGCCGACTGGTGGCCGGCGGTGACTTTGCCGTCCACCCAATCGGCCTGGTCCAGGAGTTGGCGTGCCTGCTTAACCTGGTCGCCATTGAGAACCTCGGGAATGGTCAACAACATAGGGGAGTGGGATTTAGAATTTGAACGACGCGGTCAGAATCGCCGAGCGCCCCGCGCCAGGAATGGCATGCCCACCGCCCACTCGGTCGATGTACTCCTTGTCCCACAGATTCGAAACGTTCACTCGAATATCGATATGATCATTCGCTTTCCATGAAACAAAACCATCCTGCAGCCAATAACCCGCCACCGACTGCTTTTCGACATTGTGCGAGAAGCGCTCATCCACAAAAAACACGCCAGTACCAAGGGTGAACCGCCACGGCAGCTCATAGGTGGTCGAAATGCTCGCGGTCTGTTCGGGGGTATTGTTGAGGCGATGGCCCTGCTCGCGAATGGCGACTCCATCGTAGGTCGTGACAGTCGACGATTTAAGAATCTCGCTGTCCATGAAGGCGTAGCCCCCGTAGATACTCCACCGCTCGGTCACTCGGCCGGAGACGCCCAACTCAATCCCCTGAACTCGCACTTTCCCGGTGGTGCTCACCACGCTGGTGATGGGATCCGTGTTTCGATAATTGTCCTTGTCGGTTCGAAACACCGCAGCGCTCACCGACAGCCGTTCCCGGAACAGATCCCATTTGGTTCCCAACTCATAGCTCCGCCCCAACTCGGGATCCAGGATCGCGTTGTTGGCAGCCAGGGTGAGGCCTTCGGCCGATGGGTTGAACGAGGTCCCGTAGCCAAAGTAAACGCTCCCGTGGGGCAGAGGCTTGTAAACCAAGCCGCTTCTCCACGTGGGCTCGATGTCGGTGCGGGCCAGCGTCGTGGTCACCCCATTGGTCGCACGCTGATGGTAAGTGGTCGAAAACACATCGCCTCGCAAGCCGGCGGTGAAGAGCCATTTCTCAGAGAGTTCGATGGTATCAAACACCGACAAGCCAGCCGCATCCACAATCGCCTGGTTCCGCGCACCGGTCCGGAAGTACGGATGGAACAGATCCGACGAGCTGGGCGAAAGCGGGTTGCTGAGCTGGGCTGGGTAGGGAAAGGCGGTGCCAACCGTGGAGGACCGCAGATAGTTGGCTTCCGTCTCGTGACTGTACTCGAAGCTAGTGACCAGCGTGTGCCCCAGCTTGCCGGTTTCAAACTCGGTCCGAAGATCCGTCTGGTTGGAAAAGACATCCGTGACTTGATCCCGGGACTGAAACTCGTGATTCAATCCATACAGTGCCCCGTCGCTGCCCGTAACCACTCGTCCCGATCCCAGGTCATAGGGCCCATAGAGCGGATCCGCCGTAGGATTCCGGATGATCCGTGGAGCGGTGATCACCGAGTCCCGATCCGTCCGCCCGTATCGGGTTTGATTCTGCAGTTTTACCGTATCCGTGAAGTCATGTTCGAAGCGGAGCCCGGCGATGTCGTTCACCAAATCCTCGAAATCACGGTCCACCAGGCCCAGAAAACTATCGTAGGGCAAGGGGGCAATCCTACCGACGGCGCTCCGGCCCCCGTAGGGATTGTTGCGACTGCTCACAAAGGGAAGTCCATATCCCGCCAAGTTGTTTTCCTGAAGATGCAGATAGCTCAACACCGCCCGGGTCCGGGTGCCCAACCCGAGCGCGAGGGTGGGATTCAAAGCCCACCGATGGTCGTGAATCCAGTCGCGGCCGGCGAAATCCTGATCATGGTAGAGCCCGTTCAAACGGAAGGCCGCCCCCTCGAGACCCAGCTTGCTGAGCTGTGGGATGGGCTGGTTGAAATCGAGAGTGCCTCGATAGTAATCGTCGGAACCGTAGCTCAACGATCCGCCATAGAACGGGTTCAGCTTGGGAGTCTTGGCGACCATGTTGACCGAACCGCCGGTCGAACCCCGACCGGAATACGTCGAATTCGGGCCTTTAAAGATCTCCACCTGCTCGACATTGAAGGCGTCGCGGGTATAGCCGCCGACGTCTCTAACCCCGTCGACGAACAGGTCGGTACGCGCGGCAAATCCACGGATGGTGAGCTGATCCCCGGCCGGCACCCCGCCCTCCCCGGCTTGAAAGCTGATGCCCGGCACGTTTCGCAGAACGTCCCGCAAGGTGGTCGCGTTCTGATCTTCAATGACCTGCCTGGGAACCACGTTCACTGTTTGTGGAGTGTCCCGCAGCGCGGTCACGATCTTGGGAGAAGCGACCGACTCGGGTTTGTACCCGGGGTCCTGCTCGCCCTTGACCACCACCTCCGGAAGCACGGACGGACCATTCGTTCCTGTCGCTGTTCCCGAGGCGGGCCTGGAGCCCACCAAGGAGGATGTCCCCTGCCCTGATGAGGCATAAGGGCAGAGCGCCGCCGCGCTCAATGTCGTCAGGAATGCCAATGCGGGTGACCCGCAACGACGGGTCAACAAGCTGGAGCCCTCGGCTTCCTCTCGGTCGTTAATCAGATTCAACATAGGAAAAGGGACGATTCACCATCCGATCGCCAAGGGAACTGCCCATGATCCGATCAAATGCGAGAAACATCATGCACACATACCCCCGGGTCCGCCTCTGCGTGGTTGCGATAGATTGTCGTTGTCTTGCGGTCGGAATCGAAATCTCCCGCGCTTCCCGGCAACGGCGTCCAACAGGCGACTCGATAGGGATTCCATGGCCGCCTTAACGTAAGGTCTCGCCCCTCAGGGCCGCTTTCGCAGCGCCTTTGATTTGCGCAACTGGCCGCCAAAGAATAGCAACCCCGCGGATGTGCTGCGCACAAAAGCCTGGTATGACACGGACATGTGCTCACGAACGTCTCAGAACCATGGATCATATTGAGAAACCCGAAAGCAGCCGATCACCAGGCGAGGTCCTCTTGCATCTCAGGGAGGCGGAGCGGTGCCTGGCCGCCGGGACAGCCTCAAGCCTCGCCTCAGGCTTGGCGGCGACGGATACGGCCCTGCGATGGCTCCAGGGGCCTGTCATCTCAAGCGATGATTCGGTTGTCTGGCTGAAGGCCACGGCCTTGCTTCTGCGCGGCAACTGCCTCCGCGAAATCGGAACCAGCCAAAGCAGGACGGCCGCCTTGTCCTCCTACGACGAGGCTCAGCGTATGTTGAGCGAGCGAGACTCGGCGCAGCGAATCGACGTCCGCAATTTTCTAGCCAATGTTTGGACCAATCGGGGGATCGCACTCATGAACGAAGGCGGCTTCGACAACCTGACGCAATCCATCCGCTCGTTCGACAAGGCCATCGAGTGTCGCCGGGCTTATCCTCCCGACGTAGATCCCTGGATCCGCTACGGCCTGGCCGCTGGATGGATGAACCGAGGCGATGCCCTCACGCGACTCGGAGGCACGAACAACCTCGAACTCGCCCTCACCGCCTACGATGAAGCCTTAGGGGTCATGCTGAGTTTTCCCCCACAGGCAGCGGCGGCCTTTCGCCAGCGAACCGCCATCGCATGGATGAACCGAGGGATCACCCTCCAAGCCTTCGCAACTGAGGACGCCCAACGTGAGGCGATCGACTGTTTCGAGCAAGCAGACGCATGCCTGGAGGGTTTGGCGGAGACCGGAGACAGCGCGCAGATCCGAGCGGCTGTCTCCATGAATCACGCCAACGCGCTCCTCCAATCCGGAATCCCGAATCCAACCCAGGCCTGCAAGTCCGCCCGCAAAGCAATAAGCTACTCTCACGGCGCTGAGCGGCAGCACCTCCGATCCGCGGAGGTCGGGTTGAAGGCCCGTTACATACTCTGCCAGGCTTTGACTTGCCTGATCGGGGAGCACCCAGATGGCGCGACGAGGGATCCGTTATTCGCAGAGGCCACCGACGCGGTGGATGAAGGAATGGAACTCATTCGGCATTGGACTGCGAGTGGATCGCCGTTGTCGCGGACAATAGCCAATGATCTGTTCCGTTTTGGAGCGAGAGTGTACCAAGCGTATCAGCCCCATTTCCTAACGGAGTTCCTGCTCGAAACTCTCGAACCGCAACCCTCGCCAGCAGCTTCAGAACCAAATCCAGAGATGCACCTCACGGCCGTGGAAGCGATCTGGCAAGAGCTGAGAAAAGTAAGCAGGAATGGCTTCAAGATGGTTAGCAAGCCTGAGTTCGATTCGCTCTTGGACCAACTTCGGCTGCTACGGGTCGCGGACGAGCGGCTGACCAAACTGCGCGAGCAGAGTTCCTAGCTCCCTTCTCTCAGTGCGCATGAGGCGAGGCGGCCGATCGTTAACAATCTCTTAACACTTTTGAACCGCTTCTTAACTACCCAAATCTGTCCAATGGACGCACCTTCACTGCATGGAAACTCTTCGTGAGAAACACGTCCCCCAACGGGGATACGGAAGGCACGCTATGATGGATGCGATCTACGTTGGACTCATGTTCCTATTTTTTGTCGCCTGCAGCCGCTATGTACGGTGGGTGGAGAAACTCTGAAACACGCCTATGGAAACCATGCTGCTCGGGAGCGTCGCGCTCCTGCTGTTCGTTTACCTGTTCACGGCCATGGTTCAACCCGAAAAGTTTTAAGGACTACCTATGGGCACCTCGGGCTGGATTCAACTCACCTTGTTTGTTATCGTCTTGGCTGCCGTTACCAAGCCGATGGGGCTCTACCTTGTTCAGGCCCTCGATGCGGATGGCAAGACCTGGTTCGATCGGATCCTGCGACCGGTCGAACGGCTGACCTACCGCGCGATGGGAATGGACGCGCGCCAGGAACAGGACTGGAAGCAATACACCTTCGCCATGCTGGTGTTCAGCCTGGTCGGATGCCTGTTCACCTACGCCATTCTACGGCTTCAACATCTCCTTCCGCTCAACCCGCAAGGATTCGGCGCGCTCAGCGAGGATCTCGCGTTCAACACTGCGGTGAGCTTTACGACCAACACAAACTGGCAAAGTTACGGGGGGGAGACAACCTTGTCCTATCTGTCCCAGATGGTGGGCCTCACCTTTCACAACTTCGTGTCGGCCGCCACCGGGATCGCCATCGCCGCTGCGTTGGTTCGGGGAATTTCGCGGCATTCGGCGAGCACGCTGGGCAACTTCTGGGTGGACCTGGTCCGGACAACCTATTATCTGCTCCTGCCCATGTGCGTGGTCTTCGCCGCGGTCCTGATCTCCCAGGGGATGATCCAGAACTTCGAGCCCTACACGACCGCGAAGCTCACCGAGACCTACACGGTCCAGGTTCCAAAATCCGACGACCGAGGCCTGCCAGTGATGATCGATCAGATCGTGGAGGAGCAGACCATCGTTCAAGGCCCCATGGCGTCGCAGGTGGCCATCAAGATGCTCGGTACCAATGGCGGCGGATACGTCAACGCCAATGCCGCGCACGGTTTCGAGAACCCGACACCGCTGTCGAACTTCCTGCAGATGCTCTCCATCTTTGTCATCGGCAGCGGCCTGACGTATTACCTGGGCCGGATGGTCAAGAATCAGAAACACGGATGGACGGTGTGGGCCACGATGATGGTGCTCTTCCTGACCGGAACCATGGCCTGCTGGTGGGCGGAATCAGCGGGAAACCCAATCCATCACCAACTGGGATTGGCCTCCAGCGACGGCAACATGGAGGGCAAGGAGGTGCGTTTTGGCATCTTCAATTCCGCCCTGTTCGCGACGGTGACCACCGCCGCTTCTTGCGGCGCCGTGAACTCCATGCATGACTCTTTCACGCCGTTGGGTGGGTTTGTTCCGCTCTTCAACATGCAGCTCGGCGAGATCATCATTGGCGGCGTGGGCGCCGGACTTTATGGAATGCTGGTCTTCGTCGTGTTGGCCGTCTTTATCGCCGGCCTCATGGTCGGAAGGACGCCCGAATATTTGGGCAAAAGGATCGAAGCCTACGAGGTCAAGATGGCGATGCTGACACTGCTCATCCTGGCCGTCTCGATCCTGGGATTGTCCTCCTGGGCTGCGGTCAGTGCCTGGGGAACCGCCGGGCTGAACAATCAAGGACCCCACGGGCTCGGGGAGATGCTCTACGCCTTTAGTTCAGCGACCGCCAACAACGGCAGCGCGTTTGCTGGGCTCACCGCCAATACCGTCTGGTATAACACCACCCTCGGGCTGGCCATGTTGATAGGCCGGTTTGCCATGATCGTGCCCATCCTGGGCCTGGCGGGATCGCTCGGCAGAAAAAAGATCTCTCCGCCCAGCGCCGGCACTTTCCCGGTTTCAGGGGGCACCTTCATGATTTTGCTGCTGGGGACCGTATTGCTAGTCGGTGCTCTGAACTTTCTACCGGCGCTGGCACTCGGGCCGGTGGTCGAGCACTTCCTCATGCATCAAGGAAAGCTGTTCTAAGAACTGTCTCACGAACGCTCGCCCCCTATGACTTCGAAACCAACTTCCCTGCTGGATTGGAAAATCGTCGGTCCTGCCATTGGCGACTCCTTCGTTAAATTGGATCCGCGCCTGATGATCAAAAACCCGGTGATGTTCGTAACGATGGTCGAGGCCGCCCTGACTACCGTCAGCATCTTCACTTCCTCGGACGAACGAGGTTTCGTCGCTCAGCTAGCCGTTTGGCTATGGTTCACGGTTCTTTTCGCAAATTTCGCCGAAGCAGTGGCCGAGGGCCGGGGAAAGGCCCAGGCGGAGAGCTTGCGCAAGGCGCGGAAAGAGACCACGGCACGTCGTCTGCGCAACGGGCGAGAGGAAGCCATCCCGGCACCCAGCCTCATGAAGGGCGATATCGTGGTCTGCGAGACGGGGGATGTCATCCCGGCCGATGGCGATGTCATTGAAGGCATCGCGACCGTGGACGAGGCGGCTATCACGGGCGAATCGGCCCCCGTCATCCGGGAAAGCGGCGGCGACCGAAGTGCCGTCACCGGAGGAACCCGCGTCCTGAGTGATCGCATTCTCATCCGCGTGACCATGGAGCGGGGCCAGGGCTTCCTGGACCGCATGATCGGTCTCGTGGAGGGCGCCCAACGCCAGAAGACACCGAATGAGATTGCCCTCACCATTCTCTTGGCGGCCTTGACCTTCATCTTCCTGCTGGTCTGCGTAACGCTCAAACCGTTCGGCATCTACTCAGGTGCGGTCTTCTCCGCGCCCGTGCTGATCGCACTCCTGGTTTGCCTCATCCCCACGACCATCGGCGGACTGCTCAGTGCCATCGGCATCGCCGGAATGGACCGCGTGCTGCAACGGAATGTGTTGGCGATGAGCGGGCGGGCCGTCGAGGCGGCGGGCGACGTGGACGTTCTGCTCCTGGACAAGACCGGAACCATCACGCTCGGCAACCGCATGGCAACCGCCTTCCTGCCGGCTCCCGGCGTTGCCGCGGAGCACCTGGCGAATGCGGCTCAACTGGCCTCTCTGGCGGACGAAACCCCCGAAGGCCGCAGCATCTCCGTATTGGCCAAGCAGCAGTTCAATCTCCGCCCACGAGACGTCGGCGATTCGCATGCCAAGTTCGTTCCCTTCACCGCTCAGACGCGCATGAGCGGAGTGGACTTTCCGTCGACAGATGGTCACGCGACGCGATCCATCCGCAAAGGGGCGTCCGAGGCGATTCGTCGGCATGTGGAGTCGCTGGGCGGAAGTTTTCCCAAGGAGATCAGCCAGGGCGTGGATGAGGTCTCCCGCGCAGGCGGGACGCCGCTGGTAGTGGCCGAGGGGCGCGAGGTGCTTGGGATCGTTCAGTTGAAGGACGTCGTCAAGGGCGGCATCAAGGATCGTTTCGCACAGCTGCGCCGAATGGGAATTCGGACGGTAATGGTGACGGGCGACAATCCCTTGACCGCAGCCGCCATCGCGGCGGAGGCCGGCGTCGACGACTTTATGGCGCAAGCCACTCCCGAGCAGAAGCTGCAGCGCATCCGCGATGAACAGGCGGGAGGCCACCTGGTTGCGATGACGGGAGACGGAACCAACGACGCCCCTGCCCTGGCCCAGGCCGATGTGGGTGTTGCCATGAACACTGGCACGCAAGCCGCTCGGGAAGCCGGGAACATGGTGGATCTCGATAGCAACCCCACCAAGCTCCTGGATATCGTCGAAATAGGAAAGCAGATGCTGATCACCAGGGGATCACTCACGACCTTCAGTATCGCTAACGACGTCGCGAAGTACTTCGCGATCATTCCGGCCATGCTCATGGTCACCTTTCCCGCGATCGCCCCCTTAAATGTCATGCACCTGCACAGCCCGACGAGCGCGATCCTAAGCGCCGTCATTTTCAACGCCCTGCTGATTGTCGCTCTGATCCCGCTAGCGCTACGCGGGGTCAAGTACACGCCCATCGGCGCGCTGGCAACTCTCCAACGCAACCTCTTGGTCTATGGTCTGGGCGGAGTCATCATGCCTTTCATCGGTATCAAGGCCGTCGATATGCTGATCACTGCAGTCAACCTCGTTTGACGTCTACTATGACTCACAGATTTCTCTCTGACCTTCGCGCAGGCATCCTCTCCACCCTCATCTTGGGCGTGGCTTGCTGTGGCTTGTATCCGCTCATCGTATTCGGAATCGGGAAGGCTCTATTTCCCGACCAAGCGGCCGGCAGCCTGATCCGTGACCAGACCGGGCTTATTCGCGGCTCAAAGTTGCTTGGCCAGAATTTCAGCGGGGAGGGATACTTTCACCCGCGGCCCTCGGTAGCCGGCCATGGCTACGATGCCGCCAACTCCGGCGGCAGCAACCTGGGTCCGACGTCACGAAAGCTCCATGACGCACTTAAGGTGCGGGCGGACACCTATCGAAAGCGGAACGGGCTGCCATCCACGGATGCCGTTCCGGCCGACGCCGTGACGGCCTCCGCCAGCGGCCTAGACCCTCATATTTCGCTTCAGAACGCGGCGCTACAAGCGCGCCGCGTCGCGAGGGCCCGTCAGCTCGAGTTGCAGAAAGTCCTGGGTCTCGTTCGCGAGAACACCGATGGCCCGGACCTCGGTATCCTAGGGGAACCCGGAGTGAATGTGCTAAAGCTGAACCTGGCGTTGGATGCGATTAGCGCCACTCGATGAACCAGGGAAAACCAGACAGGTCTGGACACGCCAAGGGGCAGGACGAGAGAATGGTGCCCTATGGACCGCGGTGGCACGACACCGCTGTTCCTTCACGCCGCCTGATCCCCGACCACGCACCCATTCACCGAGGAAGCCGAGGTGCCACTCCGTCGCGCGCAGGAAAAGCGGAGACATGTCTCCGCACTCCACAGAGCCACACTTCTTCGCAAGTCACTGGAGAGCAAGAACGCTCTATGGACCGCGGTGGCACGACACCGCTGTTCCTTCACGTCACTTTATGCCCCCGGATTCAGCCAATCACATGCGGCACTCCCCTGATCCTTCTGGCCCGCCTCCGCCATCCCAAGAAAGCTTGCCTTTTAAACTCCATCCGGTGGACTTGGCATGAGCGAAATGTCTGACGACGATCGACGAAACCCGGATGCGCTTTTAGCTTCCATCAAGCGCGAGGAAGCCCAACGAAAGCGCGGACGGCTCAAAGTGTTCCTGGGAATGTGTCCCGGTGTCGGCAAGACGTTCGCCATGCTGGAGGCAGGCCATCGGGAATTAAAGGCAGGTCGCGATGTGGTCGTGGGCCATGTCGAAACGCATCAACGTCAGGAGACCGATTCGTTGGTAAGCGGACTGCCTCAGGTTCCCCATCTGGAGCTCGAATATCGCGGGATGCGACTACACGAGCTTAACTTGGATGAGCT encodes the following:
- the kdpC gene encoding K(+)-transporting ATPase subunit C yields the protein MTHRFLSDLRAGILSTLILGVACCGLYPLIVFGIGKALFPDQAAGSLIRDQTGLIRGSKLLGQNFSGEGYFHPRPSVAGHGYDAANSGGSNLGPTSRKLHDALKVRADTYRKRNGLPSTDAVPADAVTASASGLDPHISLQNAALQARRVARARQLELQKVLGLVRENTDGPDLGILGEPGVNVLKLNLALDAISATR